AATCACACACAGAGAGCTGCCTTAATTAACAGCTAGGGATTAGACTTATTGTTTGATGTAAAGAATTTTTTAGCTGATTCACATATAAATCGTGAATTTCCAGTACTTATATCTCCATAGTTCTTTTATACTCTAgcatttattttgacttttttctttctagacCTTTTTATTGAAGTGAGGCTTTTTTTGGTAATCATTTTTCAGTGATTGCAGAACTCATAATGAGCTTTCCATAAAAGTAGTATGTCTGCTTTACATTTTTTACCATTGATATTTAAGATAATACTAATTTCATAAATAACATGAATAATTCAAAACAGtaaacatagtttttttttttttttgcctgttcatTTAGCAACTGTTTATTGAATGTCTACTTTTATGTTACGTGCACTCTTCTGGGTGCTGTGaagtattttgatttttaagatttatcttGTGTTTCAGGCTAAGACATTGAGACAGTGCAGTATGGTTAGCAAAAGTGCTTAAGAATAGATTCAAGCTTATACAGAAGTGggttgtttatttcatttataccaTTCTTTGAACGAGTTACTTGTGGGTTCCCAAGATAAGGTTAAGTGGCTTTGGATCCTATTAAAGTTTTGCTTAACTTTCCTCTGGGATGTTGGATTCCTCACTTTTGATTCAAATAGTGAACAAAACTAGATAGAGGAATGGGATTGTTTTTCTCCCttggttgtttattttaatttgattagTAATCTACTTGTGCCTATAGTTTTTTGTtctcctgattaaaaaaaaagataaaaataattctgcaaaaataattttaaatgtaggaATTGCTTACATTATGGGATAAGTAAGCATGTTTGTTTGTATGAACATGTTTCTATCGTATCAGAACAGTTCGTGTTAGGAAATGTCCTCTGAATTGTTTTTCGTGTGCAGTAATGAATTATGCTGCTGTTTGGGAGccaaattctgtttttgttttttatttttaaactttatttttaatttatttggctgtgcctactctttgttgtgggatatgggatctagtttgctgaccagggatcaaacctgggccccctgcatttgggagctcagagtcttaaccactggaccaccgaggaagtccctGGGGGCAAGTTTGTGACTATGCAGTGTAACAATTTAACAGACTCAACCTCATACCCTGATTTTATTAGCCAGATAACATTCTTATCTGCTAATTCTTAAGTcctggagaaaatatttcagaagtaAACACATGAAGTTTCTTGGTAGTTGGTACGTTGTCACTGAcgcagttttgttttttgacctTTATGAGGAAGGAAGAACACTGTCGCATAGCCACAGTCCAGGCTTGACTGTGGGCAGCATATGAATGTCTGCTTATAAGAAGTTCCAGGGCTCCGCAGAAGGCCTTCTGCTGTATCTGTCACTGCAGATTTACAAGGACAAGGACTAGCGGAGAGAAAGCAACACACCCCAGCATAGGGCTTACTTTTTATATCAGTCATTATGTCTGTGTAGCAAAGACAGTACAaagacaattatttttaaaaaaatcagaacctaaaatacattataaatgaaaatggactTTTTTGGAGTATCTTTGTATTCTTATTGCTGTTTTGTTTGTGATTTGTGATTGGATTTGAACTGTTTGTGGCTGCCTTGGCATCAAATGTATGAAGCCCGGTTGAGGTGCTTTGAATGCCAGTAGttactgttggtagaaatgtcaCATCCTCCTCAAAATAGTGGGACTCTGGTGGCCACAACTCAGGGTTCACTGGGATCTGCCAAATGATATAGGAagtttggggggtttttttgtttctgtcttgtctgctttttggccatgctgcacagctgtgggattttagttccctgaccagggattgcacctgggcCGTCAGAAGTTAGAGCTTGGAGTCCTAATCCACTGGACCAAAAAGGAATTCCCAAAAGAGTCTTAAAGGTTcaagtgctcttttttttttttttttaaataagataatggtGCATTGTATTCTTTAGATTTTCTTTGGAAAGTAGCTTTTGAAATTTGAGAGGATGGTATACTTCTGTTTAATATTTAGATTTGTCTATAGTAAAGAGGAAAATTCTTTTCCTAGGACCACCGAGCAACAGCAAAGATTCCATGAAATTTGCAGCAATCTAGTGAAAACTCGACGCAGAGCTGTGGGCTGGTGGAAACGCCTCTTTACGCTAAAGGAAGAAAAGCCTAAAATGGTACTTGTTTGGTTTTGGCTTATTTAAGTAGAGCAACATTTTAAGATTGTGTCAGATTTTACTTCATCATAGTCTGAAGCCTTTCTTTTTTACTCTAGTTGTAGTTGGATGTTTATCATTGTGTGTTGGTTTAACTCCTCTGAgtacatgaataaatatttatctgtatcagttatactgaaagtgaaatttacactttgcatttaatttttcattgtagaaagaattttttctggttctttttacttactgaaataaatacaaaagataaCATCTCTTTTCTCTTAGTTTCACTTGAGGTTACTATGTGAAGTTATCAGTTGCGGAAGTACTGTAATTATATTCTAAACTACTTAATTTACATATAGAATTAGTTATTTTAGGAGAGAATGTATCTAAATTCTGTAAAGTAGACCTAGGGAGTTTTCTGTaggttttatataatatatagatgctaaatatttttaaagaaaaatgagaataaaatctgAGTTATTTTCCAACCTTTGAAACACCCTCCTAAAAAGTTTCAGTTCTTAGTCTGTTCTGAGGAGTTGATAAGTTcttgttattttcattattagtaCTTCATGACCATGATCATTTCTCTTGCTGCGGTTGCTTGGGTGGGACAGCAAGTCCACAACCTCCTTCTCACCTACCTGATAGGTAAGTCTCTGGGGAAGGGCTGCAGGCATGTCCTAGCCAGTTTAACTGGAATTTAGTAAACCGTATGTTCCTGCTCACTGAGTTCCAGGCAGTGATTAAGGAACTGTGTGAACATAGAAAGATGACTAAAAGCTGGGTCCTTGTTTTCAATGAGTTTGTGGTCTTATCAGAAGTAAGACAAAGAACTGATAACCAAGGTAGAAAGTATTGTGCACAAGGTAAAAATAGGCTGTGTGTGTTACCTGAGGTTGGGAGGTGTGAGGGCAGACGCTTCTGGGGATAAATGTCATCGGGAATAATGGATATTGTGTTACTTCTTCCCATTAGAGTGTGTCTTAGTCTGAGGAACTAGCTTCTGTAAAATGTTGTAGTCTTTAGAAAGTTAATTGCTGcgtctgtaactttttttttttcttttctttaagtgACTTTCTTACTTTTGCTTCCTGGACTGAACCAACATGGGATCATTTCAAAATACATTGGAATGGCCAAAAGAGAGATAAACAAGCTtctcaaacaaaaagaaaagaaaaatgaataaagcatTCGCTTTATTCAGTGTGATTAATGGAGTATACATTGTCCTTGGGAACAGTGTCTGTTATGCTGTTTGGATACTAAAATGTTACAGAAGTAGCTCTCTGCTGTCCCTCACTCTGCCCTTAGTACAAATTCTGACTTGCTAAGCAAGG
This window of the Capricornis sumatraensis isolate serow.1 chromosome 3, serow.2, whole genome shotgun sequence genome carries:
- the ARL6IP1 gene encoding ADP-ribosylation factor-like protein 6-interacting protein 1, whose translation is MAEGDNRSTNLLAAETASLEEQLQGWGEVMLMADKILRWERAWFPPAIMGVVSLVFLTIYYLDPSVLSGVSCFVMFLCLADYLVPILAPRIFGSNKWTTEQQQRFHEICSNLVKTRRRAVGWWKRLFTLKEEKPKMYFMTMIISLAAVAWVGQQVHNLLLTYLIVTFLLLLPGLNQHGIISKYIGMAKREINKLLKQKEKKNE